The following nucleotide sequence is from Salvia miltiorrhiza cultivar Shanhuang (shh) chromosome 7, IMPLAD_Smil_shh, whole genome shotgun sequence.
AAATGCAATTCAGATTCTGTCAGAGGAGCCATCTCTAAAGACTGATACATACAAAAAAAACATTGTATCATGATATTGTACTAGTTAAAACTTTGTAGTAAACAAGTAGCAAGAATAACAAAACAAAGACATTTGCCTTAGAATCATCAAACAAAATTTGAACCAAGAAAAGAATAATTAGGAGTCTGCAATCAAGAAGTTCTTTTGTCTTTCTTATAGCATGAGAACATAAACATGAAATTTGAGAGAGGTAAGAGTAAGTAAACATTTTATTTGATAAGTCTTGTTTTAAAATCCAAAACTACCTTGGAGAAATTTACACAGACTATACAATATCAGACCCTAAACCCccaaaaccctaaaccctaattcaGTGCCATGTGTCAATAAAAAAAGGCTCACTCCCCCAAAACACACAGGGATTCAAACTCATGGAACAATGCTATAAAtccctaaaataaataagtaGGCAGTTTCTTTTAGAGCATTTTGTAGCGCATACCTTTCGGCCAACATCAAGACTTGATCAAGAAGCCACGAGCAGAAACATATAAACATTAAACTTTTCATGAGTTCCCCGTTCAATCACCCAGAAAAATAGCATTATTGTAAGAAAAACATAACATACCTGGTTGCTGCAGACACTCTcaacctcttcttcttcttcttcttttattttctcttcttctagtTGCATTGGCTGTCGACGGTCAGGCGCCCAATTCTTTCCTCCGAATCCTAAGAAGTAATTCATAACTAGTCAAATTGCAAGAAATAGGTAATAAATTAAGTCATGTAAcctaaatactaattagagctACTCAACTTCacgataataaaaaaaaaaataacatgtCCAGGATGCAGAAGCCTGGACTCTTCACCAAACAATTAAGCAATTAAGGAATAAATATCATTTAACAAATAATAACACATATGTCCAGGATGCAGAAGCGTGGACTCTTCACCAAACAATTAAGCAAATAAGGAATCAGAGCTCTTGTAACCAGAGTTCTTGTATACTTTATACTGTTGAACTCTCCCACAAATTTACTGATATTCAGGGTGTGACAACTGACTATTTGTACATGATCATTGCTAAAATTGGAAGCTATATAACAGAAAATGTTGCATACAAGATAAAGATCAAGATAGTCAAGCTGCAAAATCACTCAAGGTTCTGCATATGTGAGTGTTTATCCTCCAAGATCTCCAGATACTCCAAATATAGGCAGAAATGCAAGTTAAAACCCTATCTTAGAATACAAATTAAACAAAcctaaactaaataaaaaacaaaaaaaaatcctataTTTAAACATAAGCATATCttcacaaagaaaaagaaaaagaaaaaaacagcAACCCTTTTATACTTGGCATAAGGGGCCTCTGCCAATCATTAATTCACATTCACTACATAATTGTGTTTTCTTGGACATGTCCAATTCTATACAGTTTATTTCCCATGgactaattaataagtaaaaATCAGATTGATTTTCCTATAGATTCAAGAAAGTGGCCCAAATAAAAAGGTGAAGAAATTAACTATAGTATTATATCGAAACAAACTAATCTGCATCAAAAATAAGAATCAAATAACAGTATCACCATTCACCACAAAAGTGAGGAAGAAAGCAAAAGTATCAAAGTGTTCATGACCAAAACCAGAATTCTTGTGCCCTGCACTGCAAGGCAAGTTAGCTCCACTGTAACAGCCTCTCTTCTGCTTGTCGGGTTGTCGGGCTGTTACTGAACAAAACACACCAAATGTAAGGCCCCATATGCTTTAGACATGCTAGTGGCGGTGTCGCCTGACCTACGGGCGGCGGCGGGAGGAGATTCGAGGGAGAGTGGCGGATGTGGGTGaaccgcgagagagagagatttgagagTGGAAGTGGGGTCAGCGTGGGGGTGAGGAAGAAGGTGTTTGATTAGGTTTCCGGCGAGTTTGGTGGTGAAGAGagtgtgggtcccaccaccaacaaaataaaaaattaaaaaaataacaatagttAACAGTGTTGGCTTAATTGAAGGAAAATAGGTactttaggggtttagttgacacacccctaATAGCTATAGGAGCCTCTACTTTAGGGGTGAAATTGATACTTGACTCATAATAAAATAagtggtgtgtgtgtgtttgtctAGTGGTAAAATGTTAATGCCTAAAATATGAGGTATTGGGTTTGAGTCCTTCGTCGcacggtctttaaatttatttatttacttatataatttataaataaaaataaaaataaactaagTGCCATGCATGACAATTGTTACGATAAATGAAATAGCATAAGAAAATTATATCTAAATCGCTAATCacatatatttaaatatgaattaCAAATTTCTATCACAATACCACGTGCATTCGTAGTAGTAGAAATACGATAAAAAAGCAATAATTGCAATCTTATTGGAGTGAACAATCAAGAATACGAGTATAATTGCAATCAAGAACATAATTTTTGCACAAAAATTCTTACAAAAAAtcaacaatataaaatataaattgaacAAAGCGAGAAGTATTCCATTTTAAAATAAACCGCTGACTAAAGGTGGGATAATGTCTAGTAGCTGAACTAACTcaacaaatacaaaataacCTGCAAATTTATTCTAACTGCAAAATTGCTGCTCAAATTTATACATACAAATAACCCCTGCCGATTTATTCCAAATTACATAATTGTCACTTATATCAATCTACACAAAGCCAATTACAACAACAAAGATTTTGTACACTCAGTGAGAACACGAGATTTACAGACAGAATTACATTCCAGAGCCACTTTGAAGAAACTGATTTGAGGTTAGAGATCACACACATGAGGAGCAATCATCTTCTAGCAACCCAATCTACATTCGTGCCATGCAAATGAAATCGAGCGCGGATGTGAACTCGAAGGGATACACTGAACTAGTCGACACGACCCTTCATAGAAAAGAAAGCTCATCTATATCTTTCTTCTAAGCTCCTCGATCAATTTGCCATCTCTGCAGAGGCATGATAAAACCACACATTTACATGCTCCGAGAGATAAGAAAAGAGAAAGCAAACAACAAATATGTAAAGAAGTAGAGTAGCCTAAATGCAGTGTACTAGTCAAACTTGCACTTTGGCTTTGTGATATTGTGGTCTACTCTCAACTATGAATAGCAAGACGAAACTACAGACACTATTTCATGTAAATGAAGAACTGGACTGATAAGAACACTGATCATTTTCCCCTTAATTTATGCATTAATGGAGGGGATTGATTACCTCCTCATTGGAATAGGATATTGATCATTTCCTTTATTTCATTTCCCACAAACATAATATGAATAACTGAATATGCCAAAAGGGTGGCACTTGCGATGTGGAGGCGCACAGATTTGGAAATGGAAATGATGTATTTGAATATGTTGGAACTGATTCTGTTGGAGACTTCTAGTAACAGAGTCAGGACCAATCCTTACTTGTATTCCCAAATGATAAAGGATTTTGTAGACTAACGAGTTCGCAAATTGACATAATTTTAAGCTATTTCTTCAAAGTAGCAGAGCGCTAATCAAGGAGCAAATATAGGTCAGaattcaccttttttttttttttttttccgggtGCTGAATTTAACCCATGACATCAAAATCAATATCCACAAGTAAAAAATCAGGCACAAACACCACTGAAACAGTATAAAAGTTCAAATTATTGGGTTCATAATCTAAAGTTTGAGTTATGCAAATAAAGAAACAAAGAACTCACTGCCAGTTTCTACACTGGTACAAGCACGCGACTTCAATGACTCCTGAGTGCTCTCGCCACAATCAAGCGCATCCGTATCTTTTACCATCTGGACATAGTGCTTGACTATTTGCTGATCCAACTCATAGTAATATTCCATTTTCTTCAATGGTTTCATGTCCAGGTCGATGAAAGATGCCTATGAGGGATTGTAATGGGATGTGATCAGATAAGAACAGGAACATGCAAAACAAGTATCTAATTTATAACAAAATCTAATTGTCCTAAAAGTTTTAACGGTCATAGATTTCTAAACAAGgtgacaaaaaatttaattgaaattttgtTTTACAAGTGTCTGCTACTCTAACATCACAAAGTGCAAGAGAGAAACAAGGAGAACTTTATACATAAAGCTAGAACCATAAGGCAAGTCCATGCTTCTAAATCACATAGGATGAAAAGGCATAAAAGTGGTAATGAATTTTGTTGCCAGAATTTGCCACAGACGTATTTCTAAGGAGAAACAAGTCCAGGCTTCTAAATCACAAACAAAACCTTCTCGATCAATACTCCATAGAAAACACAGACTACTGATTCGCAAAAATGCTAGTAATAAACATTCAGGAGGATCTATTTGGTACCCACCTTGTAACAAAAAGTTTGCTTGCTCGATTCCAGAAAGACAGCACGATATGGAGACTCCTGATCCATATTTCCTTTGGACCTAAAACTAATCATCATACTTAAGTCCTTTGCAGTCGCTGATATCAAGTAATCCCTCACAATTTTTACTTTCTCATCCCTTTGCATTGAGTGAATAGATGAATATCTTGCTGAGAATTTATTTCCACCTCTTTGCCGACAGATCACACAAGGCTGAAAAATGATATCATAGTAGGCATGAATTGCACCTTCTATATCAATAGCATCAAGCTTCTGTACTTCAAGAAGCCGATTCCACAAGCCCGACTTAAAAATAGTTTCAGTGAGCAGATCCACAAAACCCTTGACGTGCATCCCATCTTTTGCTGAAATAACATGTTTAAGTCCGTCGTGGAATGATTGAGCAGTTCTAGTGCTGTCTGCAGCGCCACCCATGCCTCCAAAAATAAGCGAACCATTTAAGAAAACCCGAAAATTATTCTGAGGTGTCAGAAGGAGGGCTTTAATTGCTCTTTGTATTCCATCCTTGGATCCAGAAAACAAATCTAGAGGATCATATTTACTTATTTGAGATATCTGCATATGAAGAATCTCCATCAGTTATGTTCAAAGAAAACCTTCTGTAAGTAAAAAAAAGATTATAATCTAAGAAATACAAAAGCACGTCACTTCATTGCTAGAGTTGAAATGCTAAACGAgtcatcaataataaaatttatttcaaGTAGATGAGTAAGATCAGGTGTTTAGGCATTACCTTTCCTTGATGCAATTTTAGAGCTTGATGCATCTTAAATCGAGTAATTCTCTTTTTGACTGCATTTTCCTCAGCAATAAATTCTGAAATAGGAAGAAATCCTCCTTTGGGCTGATTTTgcagaagaagagaaaaagtgaaaaatgttATGAACTCCTATAAAAATTGTCAAGGAAGAGTGCATCTCTAGTAAAGATAGAATGAACATATATAGGGAGATACAATGCACATATGTAGGAAAAAAGCACTAGGGGAAGCACCTTGATCTCAACAGACACACAGAAATCCTCTTTGAGAGAACCTGAAACTGAAAGGAAGACCATGATCATCGTGTTGTAGTCCAACAATTAGAAATTCATACTCACATGAAATAGATCATCAATAATCTCAATTGTTTACAGTTGATATACATCAATTAATGAACAATGGTCGTTGATAGATAATCCATGATGGCTACTGAGATACAACGAATTGGCATACATTACATAGATAAAACTAATATTTCAAACTCAAAATTTTGATCCAACAATACATCCACATCTACCCTGATTTGACCCATTACACACTGCCATTAGAAATTCATAACTCAACACCCAGAGAAAAATTAAACATGAAGAAAAACTCAAGCAACAACAATACAAAGCTGATATGCACCAAAGCAGCTCAAGCAAGCATAAACTGAAATACAGATCCAATGATTCAGCTTTGATCAGAGAAACACAAGAAAGGGCTTAACTATCCAAACAAACTTGGGATGTATCTCATACCATGAGGAAACACTGAATGATCAGCAATTAGAAGAACCGAGTCACAAAGGGGATTGACTCTGGCAGCATCAACACGCCATGATGGACGCTGACAAAGAACCTTGTTGTCAACTGCCTCCAAAAATCCTCTCGACACAAGAACATGGATCTGTAGCAAGTTGCATATAAATTCCAACACTTCAGTTACACTAGAAACAAAGATCTGAGtctttaaaatgaaaaaggaaatgCCTCACTTTTTCATGTTAAGACAAGTCACCAACTCATTATTCTTCAATTGTGTGCTTACTTCAATGAAATAACTACATACTAATCCATTTTAATAGTGTATATCCATTATGGCCCAGAATCGAAGGATTCTTCATGAAACCATTTAATATCCATTAGGCTAATAGTTAACATTTTGTTACGagagaaaaagataaaaaattgtACACTCAGATACATGTATTCACATACAAGTGTTGGACAGAAAAGCTAGCAAGCATAACAAGCACGAAGATGTTATTATAGGAAACGTTAACAAGATTTTTGAGTAAGTAGAGTCAGAGATCATGATAATATAAAGGAAATGGAAAAGGACAATGCTCGCTATAAAAAATTCCTAGAAGAATATCTTACCCCTGAGTCAACATGCTCAGATCCCAACAGTGGGCACATTACTTTCTGCACATACAGCTGCTCCGCAATTTCCTTTGTAGGTGCTGAAACTATGCCTTCAAATTTTCCCCACAAGAGGGATTCATGGTTGACTAGAGCCGAATGACCATTCTCAAATTCAGGTCCATCATTTGGAACTTTTTGTATCCTTAAAACCTTTCCAACCTAGATGCATGAGATAAAAGTAACCAAAATCAATAACTCGCAAATGAATTTCAACATCAAGAAGTTGAATCTCAGAAAAACAAGCCCCTTGCCAAATAAGAGAACAGGAAAAAAGATGCGAACATTGTCCTCATAATGTTTACTTGCATTCTTCTGGTtgcagaaaagaaaaatatcaaCTCTAGCAATCAATATAAAAGGAAAATAAGAGAAGTAGAATAGTACAAATTGAGGAGAGCTTCCACAGTAAGCAAGAACTAGGTTCACAGCTCCTTCTCCTCTGTAAGTCCATTCCTCCGCATCTTTGGCTTGCAAAATTGCAGCCATCCACTTCAGACAAATAAAAAGCACTTATTTCCTGTTCCATTTTACACACACAATTATCACTGTAGAATTGGGATATAACAGATGAAAATATTTCAACTATCAAATCCACATAAACCGCAATTCATGAATACCTTATAAGCTCAGAGAAACAGAAATGAACACAAACACCATGCATTATGTTTTCAATCAATTAGCACGACTTTCGAGTACAGATTATGCATGCGCGGAAAAATTAAAGCCCTAGATTAACAGAATTAAATCACTATAATAGTATTTCAAGCAATGCCAAAGCCAGCCTAGAAAATCCAATTGCTAgaaaaaaatcaacaacatGCAAAACTGTAAGCAAGTCGAGGTTCCTTCATAAAAGACTTTTacatttacaaatatatatatatatatatatatatatatatataacacgaATATACCTATTAATGTCGTAACATAGCCGGAAAAGTGCCTGAACACAATTCGTTTAGGGGAACCATTTGCTAGGATTTTGTTCATCGACTGCAAGAAGCTCAATTAAGATAATTCATGACTTTGATACGAAGATAATGAGTACGATAGCACATGTAATGCCGGAGTGTAGCCGCAACAGTGGGGATTTATTAgggtttagagagagagaactgGTTGCTTGACTCGTGAAATCTTATGCGAGCTGAGAGAGAcagtgaaaagtaaaaaaatgtaaaagtaAATCAGAGCTTAATTACCTGCGCCATtggtgtaaaaaaaaaaaaaaaaattacctgcGTCATTGGGCCGAATTCGAGGCAGGTGAATTCTTTCCTGTGCATATAATGGGcctcaatttattttataaatttattttagtcggttttttaagaattaaaagTTTGTTGTGTAATTAGGAGTGATATCTTATTCTTATATGCTTCATTCGTTTCTGAAAAATAACTTTTAAAGGAAATGATAcagtttttaataaaaaaatgtattatGAGTGAAGAAATTATCATATTTAGAAAATACTAtagtattattaaattaaaaataattaattatattataaatgaagagATGACCCATCGTAAAGTAAAATAGGTGAATAAATTGATATATTGTCACCATAAGATTATTTTTCGAGGACGAATAGAATATTTTGTAAGGATAATTATTCATCGTAATTCAACCTTCAAacctttaattaaaatattaatatattgatTTCAAACGAAATAATACACTTACAGAGAATTCAGCATCAAAACACTAGATTTTTCTATGTTAATTAGAGTTCACTTCACCAAAATTAATTCTCTTCACAACTAGAATCAAGATTTCACTAAAGATCTTATCTTTgtaagcataaaacaatcagGAAAGCAAGAAAAAATTACTCAAAAATCATTTTCGAATACGATTATAGAGAATAAAGCGACTACTTAAGTAGGTATATGCCAAAATTGACTACTAAACACCCTTATTAACACGATGTGGATGAGCATTACTTTCAAGCTCCATTTCTCAACATCTTGATGCTAACAATCTAGATTCTATAAAGATCAAAACTTTCTACTAAAAATTTCCTGACAATCTAGATTCCATCATTCTACCAAAGATATACACAATCCATCTTGATGCTAAAAACATTCTAACAATCAAGATTCCATCATTCTACCAAAGATGCAATCTTTCTTGATGCTAAAAACTTTCTAACAATCAAGATTCCAtcattctacttttttttttggtcagaaGATTCCATCATTCTACTAAAGATAACACTCCTTCTTGATGCTAAGAACTTCCTAACATACAGCCTCAACAGCTGAGGATCTTTCTCTGCACAACTCAACTCGAAGCTCTCCAAACTCAAGCTTCGCAAATGGCTCAACATCTGCAGCAAACTGCCCGGCCCGACGAGGCCCTTGGACACCAAAACATGATGGAATGCACATCTAGGCACCAAAGTCCTCTCAAAGTTCAGTGTCAATATTTGGGGCCACTTGATCAGAACAGAGGGATCACACCCCATCGGATTAACCAGTAGGTCGAGGGCTCGAGTGATCTTATCCGCGGATGCTGACATGAAGCGAGGATGCTTCATGAAAGCATCCAACACCTCATGCTCAGACCAACCAAACCTCTCATAGAAGTGGATCTTCTCTTTCCAAGTTGAACTGCTTAATTGCCCCATCACCATTATCCCCACAATGAACTTCCTTCTTTGAggtctaaaccctaatttttgaagCTCATCCACCATTGCCCTAAAATTTTCGGGTTGAACGCCCAATTTTCCTGGGCTGATTCGCAGTAGGGTGGCAATGTGGGGTTCAGGCACACCTGCAAATCTCAACATTCCGGCATTATGCACCAATGTGTCGAGCAAATTCGCGTCTAAGAGAAACGGATACCTCTTGATAGAGAGCAATACATCTCTGTCGGAATGTAGGAAGCTGCGAAGGAAATCGAGAATTGGGATTATCTGATTTTGCAAGTTTCTTTCTAGCAGATATGGCGCCACTGTTAGAATCCTAGCGATGTCAGGGGGCGAGAGCCCCAAATTGCGGATAACTTCGATATTTGGCCGGAAAATGGAATCGGGAGCGTGATTGAAAACCAAAGGCCATTTCTTGACGATGACAGAGATTTGGGTATCGGAAAAATTGTGATTCTTGAAGAATGCAATAACGGAATTGGG
It contains:
- the LOC130991681 gene encoding uncharacterized protein LOC130991681, translated to MYCSLSRGVPEPHIATLLRISPGKLGVQPENFRAMVDELQKLGFRPQRRKFIVGIMVMGQLSSSTWKEKIHFYERFGWSEHEVLDAFMKHPRFMSASADKITRALDLLVNPMGCDPSVLIKWPQILTLNFERTLVPRCAFHHVLVSKGLVGPGSLLQMLSHLRSLSLESFELSCAEKDPQLLRLYVRKFLASRRSVIFSRMMESSDQKKK
- the LOC130991680 gene encoding inositol-pentakisphosphate 2-kinase-like isoform X2, coding for MAAILQAKDAEEWTYRGEGAVNLVLAYCGSSPQFVGKVLRIQKVPNDGPEFENGHSALVNHESLLWGKFEGIVSAPTKEIAEQLYVQKVMCPLLGSEHVDSGIHVLVSRGFLEAVDNKVLCQRPSWRVDAARVNPLCDSVLLIADHSVFPHGSLKEDFCVSVEIKPKGGFLPISEFIAEENAVKKRITRFKMHQALKLHQGKISQISKYDPLDLFSGSKDGIQRAIKALLLTPQNNFRVFLNGSLIFGGMGGAADSTRTAQSFHDGLKHVISAKDGMHVKGFVDLLTETIFKSGLWNRLLEVQKLDAIDIEGAIHAYYDIIFQPCVICRQRGGNKFSARYSSIHSMQRDEKVKIVRDYLISATAKDLSMMISFRSKGNMDQESPYRAVFLESSKQTFCYKASFIDLDMKPLKKMEYYYELDQQIVKHYVQMVKDTDALDCGESTQESLKSRACTSVETGSEFFVSLFA
- the LOC130991680 gene encoding inositol-pentakisphosphate 2-kinase-like isoform X3, producing the protein MAAILQAKDAEEWTYRGEGAVNLVLAYCGSSPQFVGKVLRIQKVPNDGPEFENGHSALVNHESLLWGKFEGIVSAPTKEIAEQLYVQKVMCPLLGSEHVDSGIHVLVSRGFLEAVDNKVLCQRPSWRVDAARVNPLCDSVLLIADHSVFPHVSGSLKEDFCVSVEIKPKGGFLPISEFIAEENAVKKRITRFKMHQALKLHQGKISQISKYDPLDLFSGSKDGIQRAIKALLLTPQNNFRVFLNGSLIFGGMGGAADSTRTAQSFHDGLKHVISAKDGMHVKGFVDLLTETIFKSGLWNRLLEVQKLDAIDIEGAIHAYYDIIFQPCVICRQRGGNKFSARYSSIHSMQRDEKVKIVRDYLISATAKDLSMMISFRSKGNMDQESPYRAVFLESSKQTFCYKASFIDLDMKPLKKMEYYYELDQQIVKHYVQMVKDTDALDCGESTQESLKSRACTSVETGKMAN
- the LOC130991680 gene encoding inositol-pentakisphosphate 2-kinase-like isoform X1 → MAAILQAKDAEEWTYRGEGAVNLVLAYCGSSPQFVGKVLRIQKVPNDGPEFENGHSALVNHESLLWGKFEGIVSAPTKEIAEQLYVQKVMCPLLGSEHVDSGIHVLVSRGFLEAVDNKVLCQRPSWRVDAARVNPLCDSVLLIADHSVFPHVSGSLKEDFCVSVEIKPKGGFLPISEFIAEENAVKKRITRFKMHQALKLHQGKISQISKYDPLDLFSGSKDGIQRAIKALLLTPQNNFRVFLNGSLIFGGMGGAADSTRTAQSFHDGLKHVISAKDGMHVKGFVDLLTETIFKSGLWNRLLEVQKLDAIDIEGAIHAYYDIIFQPCVICRQRGGNKFSARYSSIHSMQRDEKVKIVRDYLISATAKDLSMMISFRSKGNMDQESPYRAVFLESSKQTFCYKASFIDLDMKPLKKMEYYYELDQQIVKHYVQMVKDTDALDCGESTQESLKSRACTSVETGSEFFVSLFA
- the LOC130991680 gene encoding inositol-pentakisphosphate 2-kinase-like isoform X4 — translated: MAAILQAKDAEEWTYRGEGAVNLVLAYCGSSPQFVGKVLRIQKVPNDGPEFENGHSALVNHESLLWGKFEGIVSAPTKEIAEQLYVQKVMCPLLGSEHVDSGIHVLVSRGFLEAVDNKVLCQRPSWRVDAARVNPLCDSVLLIADHSVFPHGSLKEDFCVSVEIKPKGGFLPISEFIAEENAVKKRITRFKMHQALKLHQGKISQISKYDPLDLFSGSKDGIQRAIKALLLTPQNNFRVFLNGSLIFGGMGGAADSTRTAQSFHDGLKHVISAKDGMHVKGFVDLLTETIFKSGLWNRLLEVQKLDAIDIEGAIHAYYDIIFQPCVICRQRGGNKFSARYSSIHSMQRDEKVKIVRDYLISATAKDLSMMISFRSKGNMDQESPYRAVFLESSKQTFCYKASFIDLDMKPLKKMEYYYELDQQIVKHYVQMVKDTDALDCGESTQESLKSRACTSVETGKMAN